One window of Nymphaea colorata isolate Beijing-Zhang1983 chromosome 1, ASM883128v2, whole genome shotgun sequence genomic DNA carries:
- the LOC116257938 gene encoding probable disease resistance protein At4g27220 → MILEIATCILQGCNLFCVLCSPQLKDIIQLKENKQRLDYQFEVLMYQKNKIISYVEGGKRDGKVPSEPVECALQRMEKLEREYGDILKKFEVRHCGNCKLLFELSRQIENTGGEMKTEREIGLKYTDGEGVLRDPPPPMVEVLPVPHVYGREEVINRIMNHLNNDDIRIIGVWGITGVGKTTLAKMVNNQLIGKETLVFYVDMEEEPGNKGIQDQIAKRLQMTFREHDNEVTRAAMLFNRLKEKKFLLILDDVHRKLDLDHVGVPNRSDQSMMSKVLLTTTDFEMCKTMLSDETVEVDPLPKPHAWCLFREKAGKVVESHEIQPLAKEVAGECEGLPLFLVLLGEIMRDVEEVGIWNNALRELRALRVTRVLSNWSVADVDKQFRLLRRNYDRITDRSTRLCFLYCCLFSRRYSVNVKRLVSYWRSEGLMEELNSKDSTDKGFQIIERFRNSCLLKARDSFSSVMMLGLVRDMALKMADEEGHQFFVRDEKTNPLRQWPPKGMIPQDIKRISLMGHQIQSLADQPQQVWSELSTLILQHNPLKSIIDGFFHGMPALQVLDLSHTEITTLPPSISTLVNAQALYLGDCRYLREMPPIGELRQLKLLDLNHTQIEELPQGLEELSQLKTLILSYTKRLTRIRRGLMPCLLAIEELDMHQSAYSWGLEGMAKLETATLEELSSLHKLEALYVNIQNPICLIPNEFGDQWRILWQFNFSIGGDIDLQRRHNRELHVINSDGLLPSESVKMVLRRTQSLVLFNCTGIMWISQVGGSFKDLKSLFVHGCDDVSSLMIRGDDVDQDGEWGALETLDLRNLANLQSIWMGRAPRGGSLRNLTHITISCCPKLRSLFPIGIFGKENRLKEIQVLGCASIVEVFQGEVMEARAVGDGEVEDEAGLPCLRRVILENLPRLTMVCKEEPFLPFLEEVRVKSCPLLTNLPIRELGEIQQIKGSKIWWEQLKWQNESIKTAMQRKFLDIGE, encoded by the coding sequence ATGATTCTTGAGATCGCGACTTGCATCTTACAGGGCTGCAATCTCTTCTGCGTTCTCTGCTCCCCTCAGCTGAAAGATATTATCCAGctcaaagaaaacaaacagaGGCTCGACTATCAATTTGAGGTGCTCATgtatcagaaaaacaaaataattagcTACGTCGAAGGCGGCAAGAGGGACGGGAAAGTTCCTTCCGAACCAGTGGAGTGCGCCCTGCAGAGGATGGAGAAACTGGAAAGGGAGTATGGGGACATACTAAAGAAGTTCGAGGTCCGGCACTGTGGTAACTGCAAGCTGCTCTTCGAACTAAGCCGACAGATTGAAAATACCGGGGGAGAGATGAAGACGGAGAGGGAGATTGGCCTGAAGTACACGGACGGGGAAGGGGTTCTCAGGGATCCACCACCACCCATGGTAGAAGTGCTCCCTGTTCCCCATGTTTATGGCCGGGAAGAGGTCATCAACAGGATAATGAATCACTTGAACAACGATGATATCCGAATCATCGGCGTCTGGGGAATCACTGGAGTGGGCAAGACCACCCTTGCCAAGATGGTGAACAACCAGCTCATAGGCAAGGAGACGCTTGTCTTCTACGTGGACATGGAGGAGGAACCAGGTAACAAGGGGATACAGGACCAGATAGCTAAGAGACTGCAGATGACCTTTCGGGAGCATGATAACGAGGTAACCAGAGCCGCCATGCTCTTCAATAGGCTGAAGGAAAAAAAGTTTCTGCTAATCTTGGACGATGTTCATCGTAAACTAGATCTGGATCACGTGGGAGTGCCCAACAGAAGCGATCAAAGTATGATGAGCAAAGTGCTGCTCACGACGACCGACTTCGAAATGTGCAAGACGATGTTGAGTGATGAAACTGTTGAGGTGGATCCCCTCCCCAAACCGCACGCCTGGTGCTTGTTTCGGGAAAAGGCCGGGAAGGTCGTGGAAAGCCACGAGATACAGCCGCTTGCAAAGGAGGTTGCCGGGGAATGCGAGGGGCTGCCGCTCTTTCTGGTTCTCTTGGGAGAAATCATGAGGGATGTAGAGGAAGTTGGGATATGGAACAACGCGCTGAGGGAGTTGAGGGCCTTGAGGGTGACGAGGGTTCTGAGCAATTGGAGCGTGGCCGACGTTGACAAGCAATTCCGGCTATTGAGACGCAACTACGATCGGATCACGGATAGGAGCACTAGGTTGTGCTTCTTATactgttgcttgttttctagaCGCTACAGTGTGAATGTCAAGAGGCTTGTCTCCTACTGGAGGTCGGAAGGCTTAATGGAGGAGCTCAATAGCAAAGATTCGACGGACAAGGGGTTCCAAATAATTGAAAGGTTCCGGAACTCTTGCTTACTGAAAGCAAGGGACTCCTTCAGCAGCGTCATGATGCTGGGCTTGGTCCGGGATATGGCACTCAAGATGGCAGACGAAGAAGGCCACCAGTTTTTCGTCCGGGACGAGAAAACCAATCCTTTGAGGCAATGGCCTCCCAAGGGAATGATTCCACAAGACATCAAGAGAATCTCCTTGATGGGTCACCAAATACAATCACTTGCAGACCAACCACAACAAGTGTGGTCGGAGCTATCGACCCTGATCCTCCAACATAACCCTCTTAAGAGTATCATCGATGGTTTCTTCCATGGGATGCCCGCCCTTCAGGTATTGGATCTAAGCCACACAGAGATCACGACTTTACCGCCGTCCATCTCAACTTTGGTGAACGCCCAGGCGCTCTATTTGGGGGACTGTCGATACTTGAGGGAGATGCCGCCGATTGGGGAGCTGAGACAGCTTAAGTTGCTTGACCTCAACCACACTCAGATAGAAGAGTTGCCCCAGGGACTGGAAGAACTGAGCCAGCTAAAGACTTTGATCTTGTCCTATACAAAGAGGCTCACTAGAATCCGGCGAGGCCTCATGCCATGTCTCTTAGCCATTGAGGAACTCGACATGCACCAAAGTGCATACTCTTGGGGCCTGGAGGGCATGGCGAAGCTCGAGACAGCCACACTTGAAGAGCTAAGTTCCTTGCACAAATTGGAAGCTCTTTACGTCAATATTCAGAATCCGATTTGCCTCATTCCAAACGAGTTCGGTGACCAGTGGCGGATTCTGTGGCAATTCAATTTCAGTATAGGAGGAGACATCGATCTCCAGCGGCGCCACAACAGAGAACTCCATGTCATCAATTCCGACGGGCTGCTGCCAAGTGAAAGCGTGAAGATGGTGCTACGCCGGACTCAATCGCTGGTGCTGTTCAATTGCACAGGCATCATGTGGATTTCCCAAGTCGGCGGTTCCTTCAAGGACCTGAAGTCGCTCTTCGTTCATGGCTGTGATGATGTTAGCAGCCTGATGATAAGAGGAGATGACGTCGACCAAGATGGCGAATGGGGAGCGTTGGAGACTCTAGACCTGCGGAACTTGGCCAATTTGCAGAGCATATGGATGGGGAGAGCTCCTAGAGGAGGAAGCCTTCGTAATCTGACGCACATCACTATAAGCTGCTGTCCGAAGTTAAGGAGTCTGTTCCCCATCGGCATATTCGGGAAAGAAAACAGGCTGAAGGAGATCCAGGTATTGGGATGCGCTTCGATAGTGGAAGTATTTCAAGGAGAGGTAATGGAAGCGAGGGCTGTTGGCGACGGTGAGGTAGAAGATGAAGCTGGTCTCCCCTGCCTGAGAAGGGTAATACTCGAGAACCTGCCTAGACTAACAATGGTGTGCAAGGAGGAgcctttccttcctttcttagAGGAGGTACGAGTGAAGTCTTGCCCGCTGCTGACGAATCTTCCAATTCGTGAGCTTGGTGAGATTCAACAGATTAAGGGCTCCAAAATTTGGTGGGAACAACTGAAGTGGCAAAATGAGAGCATCAAAACTGCAATGCAGAGAAAATTTCTTGATATTGGGGAATGA